The following coding sequences are from one Streptomyces sp. NBC_01485 window:
- a CDS encoding GntR family transcriptional regulator yields MRIPAHSVCTAIRDDIVAGVYERGSRLTEELLARRYGVSRVPVREALRTLEAEGFVVTRRHAGACVAEPTEQEAADLLEMRMLLEPLGASRAAQRRTEAHLKVLRGLVRLGQERARRGNSDDLRSLGGWFHETLAQSSGSHALTSMLTQLRHKIAWMYAVEAPVNPVESWAEHGAIVDAVARGDGERARAVTALHTERSTAVHRLRFSGGPERADRVRTSQPPVNMTGLRH; encoded by the coding sequence ATGCGTATTCCGGCGCACTCGGTGTGCACGGCCATCCGGGACGACATCGTCGCGGGTGTCTACGAGCGCGGCAGCCGCCTCACGGAGGAACTCCTCGCCCGCCGCTACGGCGTGTCCCGCGTCCCCGTCCGGGAGGCGCTGCGCACGCTGGAGGCGGAGGGCTTCGTCGTCACGCGGCGGCACGCGGGCGCGTGCGTCGCGGAACCGACCGAGCAGGAGGCCGCGGACCTGCTGGAGATGCGCATGCTCCTGGAGCCGCTCGGCGCCTCCCGGGCCGCCCAGCGGCGCACGGAGGCCCACTTGAAGGTGCTGCGCGGCCTCGTCCGGCTGGGCCAGGAGCGGGCCAGGAGGGGCAACAGCGACGATCTGCGCTCCCTGGGGGGCTGGTTCCACGAGACGCTCGCCCAGTCCTCCGGAAGCCACGCCCTGACGTCGATGCTCACCCAGCTGCGCCACAAGATCGCCTGGATGTACGCGGTGGAGGCGCCGGTCAACCCGGTGGAGTCCTGGGCGGAGCACGGCGCGATCGTGGACGCGGTGGCGCGCGGCGACGGGGAGCGCGCGCGGGCCGTCACGGCGCTGCACACCGAGCGCTCGACCGCCGTGCACCGGCTGCGCTTTTCCGGCGGACCGGAGCGCGCCGACCGCGTGAGGACTTCGCAACCTCCCGTAAACATGACGGGCCTGCGGCATTAA
- a CDS encoding HPr family phosphocarrier protein produces MAERRVNVGWAEGLHARPASIFVRATTAAGIPVTIAKADGNPVNAASMLAVLGLGATGGEEIVLASEAEGAEAALDRLAKLVAEGLEELPETV; encoded by the coding sequence ATGGCTGAGCGCCGCGTCAACGTCGGCTGGGCCGAGGGCCTTCACGCCCGCCCCGCTTCCATCTTCGTCCGGGCCACCACGGCCGCAGGTATCCCGGTGACGATCGCCAAGGCCGACGGCAACCCCGTCAACGCGGCCTCCATGCTGGCCGTTCTCGGCCTGGGCGCCACGGGCGGCGAGGAGATCGTCCTCGCCTCCGAGGCCGAGGGTGCGGAAGCCGCCCTCGACCGGCTGGCGAAGCTGGTCGCCGAGGGTCTCGAGGAGCTCCCCGAGACCGTCTGA